A window from Candidatus Nitrospira neomarina encodes these proteins:
- a CDS encoding argininosuccinate synthase — MESKITYQKIASHEAKKGTFDKCVLLYSGGLDTSIMLKWIQEAYACSIVALTVDVGQLHEDLEAVKAKAIKLGAEEAVVIDAREEFAEKLLSRAIKANADYQGGYPLSTPLARVTLSEIAVRVAKERGIKVIAHGSTGKGNDQVRFENYITTLDATMKVIAPVREWSMGRDEQIDYAKQHDIPIKQTKEYLYSHDDNMWGSTNEGGDIEDPARVPDLRKFLQVCIPPEQAPDEPEIVEVGFNKGIPCSINGEDLHLCQVIERANAVGARHGVGIVHLTEDRLVGLKVRGVYEAPGAEILIKAHFNLEKLVNTRDLNELKKIIDEKWAYTCYGAKWFDPSMDAIHAFQDSANQRVKGTVKVKLFKGKADVVAMTSPYSLFDANLATFNKDASFNQNASAGFIEIYNLAQKTYRRLDQV, encoded by the coding sequence ATGGAATCAAAAATCACGTATCAGAAAATTGCATCTCACGAAGCCAAAAAGGGAACGTTTGATAAGTGTGTTTTGCTGTACTCAGGAGGACTGGATACCTCCATTATGCTCAAATGGATTCAGGAAGCGTATGCCTGTTCCATTGTGGCACTTACGGTCGATGTGGGCCAATTACATGAGGATCTTGAGGCGGTAAAAGCGAAAGCGATCAAGCTCGGTGCCGAGGAGGCGGTGGTCATTGATGCCAGGGAAGAATTTGCTGAAAAACTTCTGTCCCGGGCAATTAAAGCCAATGCCGATTATCAGGGGGGCTATCCTCTCTCGACTCCCCTTGCCCGAGTGACGCTCTCGGAGATTGCCGTTCGTGTGGCCAAGGAACGGGGAATCAAGGTCATTGCTCACGGCTCCACGGGAAAAGGAAATGATCAGGTTCGCTTTGAAAATTACATCACGACGTTGGATGCGACGATGAAAGTGATCGCGCCGGTACGTGAATGGAGTATGGGCCGGGATGAACAGATTGATTATGCCAAACAACACGATATTCCCATTAAACAAACTAAAGAGTATTTGTATTCGCATGATGACAATATGTGGGGTTCGACCAATGAGGGAGGGGATATTGAGGATCCCGCCCGCGTTCCCGATTTACGAAAATTTCTGCAGGTGTGCATTCCCCCGGAACAGGCGCCGGATGAACCGGAAATTGTCGAAGTCGGGTTCAACAAAGGAATTCCTTGTTCAATCAATGGTGAGGATCTGCACCTTTGTCAGGTCATTGAACGTGCCAATGCGGTAGGGGCAAGGCATGGGGTAGGCATTGTGCATTTGACGGAGGACCGCTTGGTCGGATTGAAGGTTCGTGGCGTATATGAAGCTCCGGGAGCGGAAATTCTGATCAAAGCGCATTTTAATCTGGAAAAACTCGTTAATACCCGTGATTTAAACGAACTGAAAAAAATCATTGATGAAAAGTGGGCCTACACCTGCTATGGCGCTAAATGGTTTGATCCCTCAATGGATGCCATCCATGCGTTTCAGGATTCCGCCAACCAGCGTGTGAAGGGAACGGTGAAAGTAAAGCTGTTTAAGGGAAAAGCTGATGTGGTCGCCATGACATCCCCCTACTCCTTATTCGACGCCAATTTGGCCACCTTCAATAAGGATGCGAGTTTCAACCAGAATGCGTCTGCAGGTTTTATTGAGATTTACAATCTGGCCCAAAAGACCTATCGGCGCTTAGACCAGGTGTAG
- a CDS encoding peptidylprolyl isomerase yields MRVCLKDWPFQTLTLWVTASLLFFPGVGLSLTDRIIAVVNKEVITWSDLEKELRDEYKRLNAKYHGEELNRRYFQKQREVLNHMIDDHLMIQEAQAKGLSVTQDEIDAALRRTPLPPTQTEEEFGHQMLLKKLFDFEIRRNIVIEEEEIRRYYEANSTLFLSPPRYRLQQILLDGQEGYEREKAKNKAQTMYAAWTPNTALEDFANRYFERIHELGWVQENELVAPLKEVVKELKPGQISAPIETLLGFHLILLKEIQPPQPLPLEVVERDIRGMLTKQRSEEAYRNWLADIKQKAFIDVKLK; encoded by the coding sequence ATGCGGGTATGCCTGAAAGATTGGCCTTTCCAGACGCTCACCCTCTGGGTGACGGCGAGCCTTCTCTTCTTTCCCGGGGTTGGCCTGAGCCTCACCGACCGGATTATTGCCGTGGTGAATAAAGAGGTGATCACGTGGTCTGATCTTGAAAAAGAACTACGCGATGAGTATAAGCGCCTGAACGCCAAATACCACGGAGAGGAACTGAACCGGCGGTATTTCCAGAAACAACGAGAAGTCCTGAACCACATGATTGATGATCACCTCATGATTCAAGAAGCTCAAGCCAAGGGGCTCTCTGTCACTCAGGACGAAATCGATGCAGCCTTACGGCGAACTCCGCTGCCACCCACTCAAACGGAAGAAGAATTCGGGCATCAAATGCTCCTCAAAAAACTCTTTGACTTCGAGATTCGCCGGAATATTGTCATAGAGGAAGAAGAAATCCGGCGGTATTATGAGGCCAATTCCACCCTTTTTCTCTCACCGCCACGGTACCGACTCCAGCAAATTCTGTTAGACGGGCAGGAAGGCTATGAACGGGAGAAAGCCAAGAACAAGGCCCAAACTATGTATGCGGCATGGACACCGAATACGGCGCTCGAGGATTTCGCCAACAGGTATTTCGAGCGAATTCATGAATTAGGCTGGGTACAGGAAAACGAATTAGTGGCCCCTCTGAAGGAGGTGGTCAAGGAACTGAAACCGGGACAGATCTCGGCCCCTATTGAAACCCTCCTAGGATTCCACCTTATTCTGTTAAAAGAAATTCAACCACCCCAACCGCTCCCGCTTGAAGTCGTGGAACGGGATATCCGGGGGATGCTTACTAAGCAACGTTCCGAGGAAGCGTATCGAAATTGGCTTGCCGATATCAAACAAAAAGCCTTTATCGATGTGAAGCTGAAATAA
- the mfd gene encoding transcription-repair coupling factor, producing MNVPSVFHHFANQLRTVVPAIPEQSPPPCLLSTQQACLALAMTLFTLPEKRTPGTDNQTHLIITPTQEQAEELYEDLEFFFSFIRRDHETLALFPPWATIPYNPALPAHSVICQRVRSLHRLSRGESTVIISSLPAILHKLLPPEVFAQACFSLKIGETCEREVLLRSLIRLGYERGSLAEVPGEFSVRGGIVDIFSTAQDHPVRVEFLGDTVDSIRTFDPSTQESITHLKETWVLPTREFIPPDSGQPGSAIEHIQASIEWDLPRYYPKLVTLFEYIQTPITVSFYRPVDLDAAAAQFWNALLETWENLQPGQVGASAHADPDQLYEMWDSIKAYTSMCPTVWWDSVAPDTGTMPCVPVSLQAQSPSSVGVGIRGLPFKETLSKLDQLRADSEIFFVARSPGQVERLLSLLHDHGFPANKWQHPFPQPAKDARAPFYCLEGDLSAGFLSPDGHIAFVTEEELFGKGIRHRPHTKSPAAKFFSSLEDLKEGDLVVHLQHGIGRYLGLRRLEVQGFTSDYLLLQFGGTDTLYVPLDRLNHIHRYRGAEQRSPRLDRLGGTAWGKTKAKIKKGIEDMTEELVELYANREVARRSAYQEDTLLVHEFEAGFEFEETPDQLRAIEEIGRDMESPKPMDRLVCGDVGYGKTEVAMRAAFKAIQANRQVAVLVPTTLLAQQHFENFSLRFAPFPVKIGILSRFQSANEIKATLKDLAGGLIDIVIGTHRVVQKDVVFKQLGLVIIDEEQWFGVRHKERLKQLRTQVDVLTLSATPIPRTLQMAFSGVRDLSVIETAPPGRLAVETQVLRFDATVVREAIARELARGGQVYYVHNRVETMEQTGAWLQDLVPEARVLMAHGQMNEQLLERVMLRFFHQEADVLLASAIIQSGLDIPSANTILVDRADLFGLSQLYQLRGRVGRSGQQAFAYLFIPNEETLSTDAQKRMNAIQEFAELGSGFRIAAADLEIRGAGNLLGKQQSGNIAAVGLDLYLQMVEQAVQQLKGQEVEEEWEPTLQLDVSAFIPEEYVEDASQRLGLYKRLSGSDRLGDLALLYGETLDRFGSPPAAMERLFEVMQIKVLAKALQLEYVEVRGGLMNLRFHERAKLPEQGIRALMDRWKDRLDCLSPRAYRLTLPEQDWTSMYPRANTILQELHQSMVKEEVRT from the coding sequence ATGAACGTCCCTTCCGTCTTCCATCATTTTGCAAACCAACTGCGCACGGTCGTTCCAGCGATCCCGGAACAGTCGCCCCCGCCCTGTCTGCTGAGTACGCAACAGGCGTGCCTCGCCCTGGCCATGACCCTGTTCACACTTCCGGAGAAAAGGACCCCCGGCACCGACAACCAAACACACCTCATCATCACGCCCACACAAGAACAAGCCGAAGAATTGTATGAGGATTTGGAATTCTTCTTCTCGTTCATCAGGCGGGATCACGAGACACTGGCCTTATTTCCTCCATGGGCCACCATTCCCTATAACCCGGCACTGCCGGCCCACAGCGTTATTTGTCAGCGTGTTCGGTCCCTCCACCGGTTGTCTCGGGGTGAAAGCACCGTCATCATCAGCTCACTTCCAGCCATCTTGCATAAACTACTTCCGCCGGAGGTTTTCGCTCAAGCATGTTTTTCCCTCAAGATAGGCGAGACGTGCGAGCGTGAGGTGCTTCTTCGTTCATTAATCCGGCTAGGGTATGAACGCGGATCGTTGGCTGAAGTCCCCGGTGAATTCAGCGTACGTGGCGGGATCGTGGATATTTTCTCCACAGCGCAGGACCATCCCGTCCGTGTTGAATTTCTAGGGGATACGGTCGATTCCATCCGGACGTTTGATCCCTCCACTCAAGAATCCATCACCCATCTCAAGGAAACCTGGGTCTTACCCACTCGGGAGTTCATTCCTCCCGATTCAGGACAACCTGGTAGCGCTATCGAACACATTCAGGCAAGCATTGAATGGGATCTTCCCCGGTATTATCCCAAACTGGTCACACTGTTTGAGTACATTCAGACGCCGATCACCGTCTCTTTCTATCGCCCGGTTGATCTGGATGCTGCGGCTGCGCAATTTTGGAATGCGTTACTAGAAACATGGGAAAATCTCCAGCCTGGCCAGGTGGGAGCCTCCGCCCACGCTGACCCCGATCAACTCTATGAAATGTGGGATTCCATTAAAGCCTACACCAGCATGTGTCCAACGGTATGGTGGGATAGCGTGGCTCCTGATACCGGCACCATGCCCTGTGTGCCTGTTTCCTTGCAGGCTCAGTCTCCCAGCAGTGTCGGGGTAGGCATTCGCGGACTTCCCTTTAAGGAAACCCTTTCCAAACTTGACCAATTGCGAGCAGACTCCGAGATCTTTTTTGTTGCTCGCAGTCCGGGACAGGTGGAACGGCTGTTGTCCCTCCTGCATGACCACGGCTTCCCCGCCAACAAGTGGCAACACCCCTTCCCTCAACCAGCCAAGGATGCCCGCGCACCCTTTTACTGTCTTGAAGGAGACCTCTCAGCAGGGTTTCTTTCACCAGACGGGCACATCGCGTTTGTTACCGAGGAAGAATTATTTGGGAAGGGCATCCGGCATCGTCCCCACACAAAATCCCCCGCCGCCAAATTTTTCTCGTCGTTAGAGGATCTGAAAGAAGGCGATCTCGTCGTTCATCTTCAACATGGGATTGGACGATATCTGGGTTTGCGACGGTTAGAGGTGCAGGGCTTTACCAGTGATTATTTGCTCCTGCAATTCGGTGGAACCGATACCCTGTATGTCCCGCTGGACCGCCTGAACCATATCCACCGCTATCGGGGAGCTGAACAACGGTCCCCGCGACTGGACCGCCTGGGAGGCACGGCTTGGGGCAAAACCAAGGCGAAAATCAAAAAAGGCATCGAGGATATGACCGAGGAACTCGTAGAACTCTATGCCAACCGTGAAGTCGCCAGACGGAGCGCGTACCAGGAGGACACGCTCCTGGTCCATGAATTTGAAGCGGGATTTGAATTTGAAGAAACGCCTGACCAACTTCGAGCCATTGAAGAAATAGGACGGGATATGGAATCTCCGAAACCCATGGACCGCCTGGTCTGTGGAGATGTGGGATACGGCAAAACGGAGGTCGCCATGCGTGCCGCCTTTAAGGCGATTCAGGCCAACCGACAGGTGGCCGTCCTGGTACCCACGACATTGCTGGCTCAACAACATTTTGAAAATTTTTCACTACGGTTTGCCCCGTTCCCGGTTAAAATCGGTATTTTGTCACGCTTTCAATCAGCCAATGAGATCAAAGCGACATTAAAAGATTTGGCCGGCGGCCTGATTGACATTGTGATCGGGACGCACCGGGTCGTGCAGAAAGATGTCGTCTTTAAACAATTGGGCTTGGTGATTATCGATGAAGAACAATGGTTTGGTGTTCGCCATAAGGAACGCCTGAAGCAACTCCGCACCCAGGTCGATGTGCTCACACTGTCCGCGACCCCCATCCCCCGGACTCTGCAGATGGCCTTTTCAGGAGTGAGAGACTTATCCGTCATTGAAACCGCGCCTCCGGGTCGTTTGGCAGTGGAAACTCAGGTCCTCCGGTTTGATGCGACAGTGGTACGGGAGGCCATAGCCCGTGAACTCGCTCGTGGAGGGCAGGTGTACTACGTACACAATCGAGTGGAAACCATGGAGCAGACAGGAGCCTGGTTACAAGATCTGGTTCCGGAAGCACGGGTATTGATGGCGCATGGCCAAATGAATGAACAATTATTAGAACGGGTGATGTTACGGTTTTTTCACCAGGAAGCCGATGTGCTGCTGGCCTCAGCCATCATCCAATCAGGGTTGGATATTCCCAGCGCGAACACCATCCTGGTTGATCGGGCGGATTTATTCGGGCTCTCCCAGCTGTATCAACTTCGCGGACGGGTCGGGCGAAGCGGGCAACAAGCCTTTGCCTACCTCTTCATTCCCAACGAAGAAACCCTGAGTACCGACGCACAAAAACGCATGAATGCCATTCAAGAATTTGCGGAACTTGGCTCCGGATTTCGTATCGCAGCCGCGGACCTTGAAATCCGGGGAGCGGGAAATTTACTCGGGAAACAACAGTCCGGCAATATCGCCGCCGTCGGGTTGGACCTGTACCTACAAATGGTGGAGCAGGCTGTTCAGCAGCTTAAAGGCCAGGAAGTGGAAGAAGAGTGGGAACCCACTCTTCAACTTGATGTTTCCGCCTTCATTCCCGAGGAATATGTGGAAGACGCCTCCCAGCGCCTGGGACTCTACAAACGGTTATCCGGGAGTGACCGGTTAGGGGATTTGGCCTTATTATATGGGGAGACGCTTGACCGGTTTGGATCGCCTCCTGCCGCCATGGAAAGACTATTTGAAGTCATGCAAATCAAAGTGTTGGCCAAGGCCCTGCAACTCGAGTATGTCGAAGTCCGGGGCGGGCTGATGAATCTTCGCTTTCATGAACGGGCCAAGCTCCCGGAACAGGGGATCCGTGCTTTAATGGACAGATGGAAAGATCGTCTGGACTGTCTTTCTCCTCGTGCCTATCGTTTGACTCTCCCGGAGCAGGATTGGACATCCATGTACCCCAGGGCTAATACGATTTTACAAGAACTCCATCAGTCGATGGTTAAAGAAGAAGTGAGAACGTAA
- the rfaE2 gene encoding D-glycero-beta-D-manno-heptose 1-phosphate adenylyltransferase: MQSKIHTLDSLLQRISVHQQAGESIVFTNGCFDLLHIGHTRYLAEAKELGDRLVVGVNSDGSVRQLDKGKHRPIQTDAQRAEIIAALGCVDYVILFDEPDPLNLIKAIQPNVLVKGGDWTSERIIGKDFVEERGGFVRTIPLVSGVSTTTIIERILTTHGISPSC, translated from the coding sequence ATGCAATCAAAAATCCATACTTTAGACAGTCTCCTACAACGAATTTCCGTTCATCAGCAGGCGGGAGAATCCATTGTCTTTACGAATGGGTGCTTTGATTTGCTGCATATCGGACATACGCGGTATCTGGCAGAAGCCAAGGAGTTGGGGGATCGATTAGTGGTCGGAGTTAACAGCGATGGATCAGTCCGGCAACTGGATAAAGGGAAGCATCGACCAATCCAAACCGATGCCCAACGGGCAGAAATCATTGCCGCATTAGGTTGCGTAGATTACGTGATACTTTTTGACGAGCCGGATCCCTTGAATCTCATCAAGGCTATCCAACCTAACGTCCTTGTGAAGGGAGGAGATTGGACCTCCGAACGAATTATCGGAAAAGATTTTGTTGAGGAACGGGGAGGATTTGTGCGAACGATTCCACTTGTCTCCGGTGTTTCGACCACAACGATTATCGAACGAATTCTCACCACTCATGGAATAAGCCCATCCTGCTAG
- a CDS encoding SLC13 family permease, whose translation MSQSGPGPHTAIPAHQFGLFAAPLIAGLMFVLLPESLPDPARILATILSWVVVMWITEPIPLPITALLGCGLCVVAGLGNMQSVFSAFAHPIIFLFIGSFFISEALSVHGLDRRFGNWLLSRKCVGSNPIRIMMAMSLAVAGLSMWINNTAATAVMLPIALGVLRALRQDYPNMKTFDTGFLLCLAYGAGIGGVATLVGTAPNLIGVGLLAQQAHFTISFDQWLLIGLPLASAMLLVMFTLIYWLHPPPSHSSFHEGSSVLKISAPLPWTRGEQYTFAVFLLAVLLWLLPALLSLFFEGNHPVVQWVEAHLPKELVPIFASGLLFLLPLNFRQGEFTLTWKEAANIHWGTILLFGGGIAFGELMVETELAKAIGQGMVAIFGIESVWGLTGVAILTALVLTELASNTAATSMIVPVLIAIAHTANISPVPPVLGACMAASLAFVLPVSTPPNAIVYGTGKIPILRMVQAGLLLDAIGGVLVWCTLRIVGPLLGIA comes from the coding sequence ATGAGCCAATCCGGTCCAGGTCCCCATACCGCTATTCCGGCGCATCAATTCGGTCTTTTTGCCGCCCCGCTCATTGCCGGGCTGATGTTTGTGCTGCTTCCCGAATCCCTGCCCGACCCCGCGAGAATTCTGGCAACCATTTTAAGCTGGGTAGTGGTGATGTGGATTACGGAGCCTATTCCTCTGCCCATTACCGCTTTGCTGGGCTGTGGATTATGCGTCGTCGCCGGGTTAGGAAACATGCAATCTGTGTTTTCTGCCTTTGCCCACCCCATCATCTTCCTGTTTATTGGGAGTTTTTTTATTTCGGAGGCCCTTTCCGTTCATGGGTTGGACCGCCGGTTTGGCAACTGGCTGTTGTCACGTAAGTGCGTGGGTTCCAATCCTATTCGAATTATGATGGCGATGAGTCTGGCTGTTGCCGGCCTGTCTATGTGGATTAACAATACCGCGGCAACGGCGGTCATGTTGCCCATTGCGCTTGGTGTATTACGGGCGCTTCGGCAGGACTATCCTAATATGAAAACCTTCGACACCGGGTTTTTGCTGTGTCTGGCTTATGGCGCCGGTATTGGGGGAGTAGCCACTCTCGTCGGCACCGCCCCGAATTTAATCGGAGTGGGGCTGTTAGCCCAGCAAGCTCATTTCACCATTTCATTTGACCAATGGTTGCTGATTGGATTGCCGTTGGCAAGTGCCATGCTGCTCGTGATGTTTACGCTGATATATTGGTTACATCCTCCCCCTTCTCACTCGTCTTTTCATGAAGGATCTTCTGTTCTCAAGATTTCGGCACCCCTTCCCTGGACTCGGGGGGAGCAATATACGTTTGCGGTGTTTCTGTTGGCTGTCCTGTTGTGGCTACTCCCGGCATTACTCTCATTATTTTTTGAAGGAAATCATCCCGTCGTGCAATGGGTTGAGGCCCACTTGCCGAAAGAATTGGTGCCTATTTTTGCCTCTGGGTTATTGTTTCTTCTGCCTTTGAATTTTCGCCAGGGGGAATTTACCTTAACATGGAAAGAAGCCGCCAATATTCATTGGGGAACGATCCTTTTATTCGGAGGAGGCATCGCCTTTGGGGAGCTAATGGTGGAAACCGAATTGGCGAAAGCGATTGGCCAGGGTATGGTGGCGATATTCGGCATCGAGTCCGTCTGGGGTTTAACGGGCGTGGCGATTCTTACGGCTCTGGTTCTCACGGAGCTCGCGTCGAATACTGCCGCCACCAGTATGATTGTGCCGGTGCTCATCGCCATTGCCCACACGGCCAATATTTCTCCTGTCCCTCCCGTACTGGGAGCGTGTATGGCTGCAAGTCTGGCATTTGTGTTGCCGGTTTCTACTCCCCCCAATGCTATTGTGTATGGAACGGGAAAGATTCCAATTCTCCGAATGGTGCAAGCCGGATTGTTGTTGGATGCAATTGGTGGCGTGTTGGTTTGGTGCACATTACGAATAGTGGGTCCACTTTTGGGAATTGCATGA